Proteins co-encoded in one Ignavibacteria bacterium genomic window:
- the phnE gene encoding phosphonate ABC transporter, permease protein PhnE has protein sequence MAHVNPHDVIAKRNDYVLRKAKIKAALLDIFFVFYSILVIDRIVWNRFILQIKDLPFSWTEIGIIALVSVIIGSVWSLTGTSLSCRLVGIAKPGKVTKYTVEIFGWFLFNITFIAGWIVTKISIIDLFSDEGVQAAQRIFSALFNPEMAIFDEALFAIIETIYIALIATLISIPITLIVSFLSARNLMNENKFTLAVYAFLRLVSNFVRSIEPLIWAIIFSVWIGIGAFAGMMALLIHSIASNAKLYSEAIESIEEGPVEAISATGANKIQVIWFAVIPQIILPFLSFTIYRWDINVRMATIIGLVGGGGIGTMLIQYQGLAQWHEVGLIVIMIALVVWVMDYISTKIRQAIY, from the coding sequence ATGGCACATGTTAATCCACATGATGTAATTGCCAAAAGAAACGATTATGTTTTAAGAAAAGCCAAAATAAAGGCAGCACTGCTCGATATTTTCTTTGTCTTCTACTCGATTCTGGTGATAGACAGGATAGTTTGGAACAGATTCATCCTCCAGATAAAAGATCTGCCGTTCAGTTGGACCGAAATTGGCATCATAGCTCTCGTGAGTGTTATTATTGGCAGTGTATGGAGCCTTACAGGTACTTCTCTCTCCTGCAGACTTGTTGGAATTGCAAAACCGGGCAAGGTTACCAAATATACAGTCGAGATTTTCGGCTGGTTCCTTTTCAATATTACCTTTATTGCCGGTTGGATTGTAACAAAAATTTCGATAATCGACCTGTTCAGCGATGAAGGTGTTCAGGCAGCACAAAGAATATTCAGTGCTTTGTTCAATCCTGAGATGGCAATTTTTGACGAAGCACTCTTTGCAATAATTGAAACAATCTATATAGCACTTATCGCCACACTGATTTCGATACCAATTACACTGATTGTGAGTTTCCTCTCGGCTCGAAATTTGATGAATGAAAACAAGTTCACCCTCGCAGTCTATGCATTTCTCAGACTCGTCTCGAACTTTGTCCGTTCAATTGAACCACTGATTTGGGCGATTATCTTTTCAGTATGGATAGGAATTGGTGCTTTTGCGGGAATGATGGCACTTCTTATCCACAGTATTGCATCGAATGCGAAACTTTATTCAGAGGCAATTGAATCAATTGAAGAAGGGCCGGTTGAGGCTATTTCTGCAACAGGTGCAAACAAGATTCAGGTAATCTGGTTTGCAGTAATTCCTCAGATCATTCTTCCTTTCCTCTCCTTTACCATCTACAGATGGGATATAAATGTGAGAATGGCTACCATTATCGGTCTGGTTGGTGGCGGTGGAATAGGCACCATGCTGATTCAGTATCAGGGACTTGCTCAGTGGCATGAGGTTGGGCTTATAGTTATTATGATTGCCCTCGTGGTCTGGGTTATGGATTACATTTCGACCAAGATTCGTCAGGCAATTTATTAG
- a CDS encoding phosphate ABC transporter substrate-binding protein codes for MNSLFKTVAGRQLFAAVFFSWLVFSGCGDSTRGFTINIKGSDTMVNLCQKWAEAYMKKHKDVRVAVTGGGSGNGITALINGSADIACMSREILKAEKEKADIKKISLSLTNVAFDGITIAVNSSLNLEDLTLAQLRAIFTGKIKNFNEVGGDDLSINLYGRDNNSGTYRFFKENILGGEEFARSTQVLQGTASLADAVAHDRRGIVYGGIGYFINKPGIKIIKIKSAEGEKSKSPVDSNHPNYEDIRSGRYYISRHLLLVSKSEAKKGVQEFIDFVLSDEGQDIVAKMNYIPLR; via the coding sequence TTGAACAGTCTTTTTAAAACAGTAGCGGGCAGACAATTGTTCGCTGCTGTTTTTTTTTCATGGTTGGTCTTCAGCGGATGTGGTGACAGCACCCGGGGTTTCACTATCAATATAAAGGGTAGTGACACCATGGTTAATCTATGCCAAAAATGGGCTGAGGCTTACATGAAAAAACACAAGGATGTGCGGGTTGCAGTCACTGGTGGCGGGTCAGGAAACGGAATCACAGCATTGATTAACGGATCAGCCGATATTGCCTGCATGAGCCGGGAGATTCTGAAAGCTGAAAAAGAAAAAGCCGATATAAAAAAAATTTCGCTCTCTCTGACCAATGTTGCTTTCGACGGCATAACAATCGCGGTGAACAGCAGTCTGAATCTCGAAGATCTGACTCTGGCTCAACTTAGAGCCATATTCACAGGAAAGATTAAAAATTTCAATGAAGTTGGCGGAGATGACCTTTCCATAAATCTCTACGGAAGGGACAATAACAGCGGGACATACCGTTTTTTTAAGGAAAACATCCTTGGAGGAGAGGAATTTGCCAGATCAACTCAGGTGCTTCAGGGAACCGCCTCTCTCGCAGACGCTGTAGCTCACGACAGGAGAGGGATTGTCTACGGCGGTATTGGCTACTTCATCAACAAACCCGGAATCAAAATAATCAAAATAAAATCTGCTGAGGGAGAAAAGTCAAAATCACCCGTTGACTCAAACCATCCAAATTATGAGGATATCAGATCAGGCAGGTATTACATTTCCCGTCACCTTCTTTTGGTTTCAAAGTCAGAGGCAAAAAAAGGGGTACAAGAGTTTATTGATTTTGTACTTTCGGATGAGGGTCAGGATATCGTGGCTAAAATGAATTACATCCCGTTGAGGTAG
- the phnC gene encoding phosphonate ABC transporter ATP-binding protein, translating into MLKVDKVHKIYPSGTHALKGVSFDVKEGEFLVIIGLSGSGKSTLLRCINRLHEPTSGEITFMGKDITHVSGKELRGLKQQIGMVFQQFNLIKRRSVITNVLTGSLGRLSTFQTITESFPPELIEDAMNALRIVGIEEKAYIRADALSGGQQQRVAIARSLMQNPKLLLADEPVASLDPATSNSVMHYFEKINKELGTTVICNLHFLSLVRKYASRVIALKAGEIIYEGLPHDIDEKWFKTIYGDEAEEVEIR; encoded by the coding sequence ATATTAAAAGTTGATAAAGTTCATAAAATTTATCCTTCAGGAACTCATGCACTAAAAGGTGTCAGTTTTGATGTGAAGGAGGGGGAATTCCTCGTGATTATCGGTCTTAGCGGATCGGGTAAGTCAACTCTTCTGAGATGTATTAACAGACTTCACGAACCGACATCCGGTGAGATTACTTTCATGGGAAAGGATATCACACATGTTTCGGGCAAGGAGCTGAGAGGGTTGAAACAGCAGATTGGAATGGTTTTTCAGCAATTCAACCTGATTAAAAGAAGAAGCGTAATTACAAATGTTTTAACGGGCAGTCTCGGCAGACTTAGTACTTTCCAAACGATCACCGAAAGTTTCCCTCCTGAATTGATTGAAGATGCAATGAATGCACTTCGCATCGTGGGTATCGAGGAGAAAGCATATATCAGAGCGGATGCACTCAGCGGCGGTCAGCAGCAGAGAGTGGCAATTGCCCGCAGTCTGATGCAAAATCCAAAACTTCTTCTCGCAGACGAACCGGTGGCGTCACTTGACCCCGCAACCTCAAACTCGGTAATGCACTATTTCGAAAAGATTAACAAGGAACTCGGAACAACGGTAATTTGCAACCTCCACTTCCTGAGTCTGGTAAGAAAATACGCTTCGAGAGTAATTGCTCTGAAAGCAGGCGAGATCATATACGAAGGCCTGCCACACGATATCGATGAAAAATGGTTCAAAACAATTTATGGCGATGAAGCCGAAGAAGTGGAGATAAGATAA
- the pstC gene encoding phosphate ABC transporter permease subunit PstC — protein MDPERRIPVKFAVDRDESVFAAKKGLSALSGNSFVSLLVRSTGVLVFLVTGLFFIFIIYQSLLVFNYLSPSDLLFSTKNGEKVFEWYPVSADPKYSIIPLILGTIMTAIPATIISSIFGVGIGVYISEFAPPSISRFLKQIIDIFASLPTVAVGFILLTVGVTFFSSLFDPENRLNAFLSSVGLSLIIIPQIASLTEEALRGVPGHVRTAAYSLGAGRWETVRSVVFPAAVNGISASILLGFGRALGDTMIVLMTSGNAANISMNPFGSVRTMTATIAAELGEVSSDTAHFQTLFFLGMILFLMSVLINLLVKYLIKKFIQQSGGEVR, from the coding sequence GTGGATCCGGAAAGAAGGATACCTGTAAAATTTGCTGTTGACAGGGATGAGTCGGTCTTTGCAGCCAAAAAAGGACTGAGCGCTCTTTCCGGCAACTCATTTGTATCGCTCCTCGTCAGATCGACAGGGGTTCTCGTTTTTTTGGTTACCGGTCTTTTCTTCATTTTTATAATTTATCAAAGCCTTCTTGTCTTTAATTATCTAAGTCCCTCAGACCTTCTTTTTTCGACAAAAAACGGCGAAAAAGTTTTCGAATGGTATCCCGTTTCGGCTGACCCCAAGTATTCAATAATTCCCCTTATTTTGGGGACAATCATGACTGCGATACCGGCAACGATAATTTCATCGATATTCGGAGTGGGGATTGGAGTTTACATTTCAGAGTTTGCACCCCCTTCAATCAGCAGGTTCCTGAAGCAGATTATTGATATTTTTGCATCACTTCCGACGGTCGCGGTAGGTTTCATCCTCTTAACGGTGGGTGTCACATTTTTTTCATCCCTTTTTGATCCTGAAAACAGGCTAAATGCCTTTCTTTCTTCAGTGGGACTCTCACTGATAATAATTCCACAGATTGCTTCGCTCACTGAAGAGGCACTTCGGGGAGTACCGGGGCATGTGCGAACAGCGGCTTACAGTCTGGGTGCAGGACGGTGGGAGACGGTCCGGAGTGTGGTTTTCCCTGCAGCTGTAAACGGGATAAGTGCAAGCATACTTTTGGGATTTGGCAGGGCTTTGGGGGATACGATGATAGTTCTGATGACATCGGGGAATGCAGCCAACATTTCGATGAATCCTTTTGGAAGTGTCAGAACGATGACCGCTACGATAGCTGCAGAACTTGGGGAGGTCTCCTCGGATACGGCTCATTTTCAGACACTCTTTTTTCTTGGGATGATCCTGTTTCTGATGTCTGTGCTTATCAATCTTCTGGTAAAATACCTTATCAAAAAGTTCATTCAACAGTCGGGCGGGGAGGTCAGGTAG
- a CDS encoding phosphate/phosphite/phosphonate ABC transporter substrate-binding protein, with product MKILRILLFLTPLLLFIVVTTQREWGKYSTELGSKKNPIKLFFTPSVDAKQITTTAKELLEFLQKETGYYFTSAVPADYVTVVESFGSNKADIAVINTFSYLMANKKYGATALLRIVRDNGEAVYRGQIIVRSDSGLDTITDLMSKKIAYVDPSSTSGYILPAALLKKHGIVPSDSIFAKKHDIVVSMVYQKQVDAGATYYSPKDETGQLRDARERVVTQYPDVFEKIKIIALTEPIPNDPVIFNKSMPEEMKLRIVEAFLKFVSTKAGQESLHRIYNVKKLIPTTDKDYDGLRKILDAINFKIEGAL from the coding sequence ATGAAAATCTTACGAATCCTTTTATTTCTTACACCTCTCCTTCTTTTCATCGTGGTAACCACGCAGAGGGAATGGGGCAAGTACAGCACTGAGCTCGGTTCCAAGAAGAACCCGATCAAGCTTTTTTTTACACCTTCTGTTGATGCGAAACAGATAACCACCACTGCAAAGGAATTGCTTGAGTTTCTCCAAAAGGAAACAGGGTACTACTTCACTTCGGCTGTGCCTGCAGATTATGTAACGGTAGTCGAGAGTTTTGGGAGCAACAAAGCCGATATTGCGGTAATAAACACTTTTTCCTATCTCATGGCCAACAAAAAATATGGCGCCACAGCTCTTCTTCGTATTGTTCGAGACAATGGAGAGGCTGTCTACCGGGGACAGATAATAGTGAGGTCTGACTCGGGATTGGACACCATCACTGACCTGATGAGCAAGAAAATTGCTTATGTCGATCCCTCCTCAACCTCCGGTTACATCCTTCCGGCCGCACTTCTAAAAAAACATGGTATTGTCCCCTCAGATTCGATTTTTGCAAAGAAACATGATATTGTTGTCTCGATGGTTTACCAGAAACAGGTGGACGCAGGAGCAACATACTATTCTCCGAAAGATGAGACAGGTCAGTTGAGGGATGCCAGAGAACGGGTGGTAACGCAGTATCCCGATGTATTTGAAAAAATTAAAATTATTGCACTCACCGAACCGATTCCAAACGACCCCGTAATATTCAACAAAAGCATGCCTGAAGAAATGAAACTAAGGATTGTGGAAGCTTTCCTGAAATTCGTTTCGACTAAAGCGGGTCAGGAGTCTTTGCACCGGATTTATAATGTTAAAAAACTGATACCAACAACTGACAAGGACTATGACGGGCTTAGAAAAATTCTTGACGCCATCAACTTTAAGATTGAGGGGGCACTGTGA
- a CDS encoding CHAT domain-containing protein, with amino-acid sequence MKKRVLQVTLLFFTATIIVVSGYKLSSSPVSGKETGKVSVTEEEHSAKGLLTAKSPEESSDSLLKIFNRALTAFDSTKYNVAINLWHSTLQGFYQEKDYENYVIAINNIGVAYNNMKRHELALDYFQLSLQKSKELKLNKYVDTYYDNLIYYYEEYIAGFKTEDLIIDAINYFGKEKDATLLEKYELKLPDSKSLLTGAAAKIKTMEQELKSEKNKAQIAASYKTIGDMYTYTGDLLKAKSSYLESVRLAKESNIDSTLVNAMAMMVNLDMLARHVKDPKYKDLWKVSSTETENRVFFISDINYITADSLIATVFGGSYDNIVHGSDVNVWACVYPELVDHDVFNLGKGKVLDVGDYKTKIGIKLFDGVNKNKKLFIVDHAYIPVARKTGYTSPLLDVAKSEIIFRDNSQNILYSYGVLNYLADPTLDAKILEIFLADYPPIYSIIEDLVKEDPAYQKPAETGEFKGLTVDKAIKKSDLETVKHFLFFVKDFPAKYLGLSFKFIESYFSWISSDAIAGQTKLANLILKANGEKDLRKIFDVDSASIADYDIPGKFADTTEDLYPKGLMDEAEKYSLAATLFADWLKNNDKIKRVYLARGLYLKAKGDMAGTEYAYKRSLEYARLVKDTSYIATNQHNLGILYSDLEQYEKSIAYYDSCLAIRKKMVATEPSDWLWERLGGTYWGKAYSLAGMDKYKESVEFYELALASYDSSKGTSVSDDKLTVLRNIADVYSKMGNYQKSLDIYKRVHELSLITGNKKKQAQNLFDMGYTYFELGEYQIAIENYTNSYKLYLELEDLDNAGLCQSNIGQALWNLGKFDDAIKAHNKAIEHRVKTGNLADQAFSYSKIGSLYSKQGDPGKAMEYFDKAVELYKSQNDEKGMAEVYDNIGAMYKYLKDFEKTFDFFNKSLAIKEKSKDKYAIAENWFEQGLAYMTFNDVANATTALKKSLELNLLVNDKLDAIYCMINLGQLQYGYRNNFDTALVIFNSALKMAKEISNNSPIAYCFKQIGLLYSETGGSAISSKYLDSALAIYESMQEKAEIGNVLINLGSASIAGGDFDKALSYFLKAEAVAKEMNNNNLLGDVYLYKGDLNRVLGEYKKAQAIFDTAYSYYDKIDNPWALASIFISYGNIYNSLGEYQLSIDNYSKSDSIYKSLENDYYRATPLNNMGTVYFWQGDYAAALPYFQKSLSILDSLKYFGDFRATVLSNIGEVLYEQKKYDEAEKFLIKSIEHAKKTGAKTYLTTPYGLLASLYIDTKKTDLAEKYAKLAYDLSTELKDRNDLMYSSLVLGRLNYIKNDFKSSNKFLDNSIKLSQELGTNKLVYHSYYYKALNFQQEKNQDSSISYLRKAVNVLSDIRGKLVGGDKAAKLFSSGDLKVKIYEALINSFIQKGQLDSALYYLDMSYNEGLKEQFGNVTPKFDDKNQNEAIEKEKELKNKKSGLEEELQKEKSKPAELRNKEKIASLEASLEVAENSYVEFIMQTVQKNPGLDDYFKDNINPVSFLEWQEFIPEDVAVLAYLMGDNNLYIFGATSDTVGAVVMNIKKDELEQKLVEFYSMLKDSYPAKEIGEVDPDTYTPKNKSMTMEDEMYLAPQRKLAMELYQMLVQPVKSIFKGKKKLCVVPFGKLYYLPFETLISSQPGEKVKFLLEDHLLFYVTSFKVFSQNMAKEAVPFKLIAFANADKSLPSSENEVNGLKKLFTDAEIYSKDDATEEKIRSLTKGQFNTLHLATHGNMNYGEITKSFLTMAKKGAGQDPLSDGQLTINEVWGLTNLRNYKLVTLSACKTAISEEFAKGWLVSPANAFLKIGVQTVVASLWQVEDEATSILMTEFYTNLKTMSKSEALQKAKLKLIKNPKYAFPYFWAPFIMVGDYR; translated from the coding sequence ATGAAAAAGCGAGTTTTACAAGTTACACTTTTATTCTTTACTGCAACCATAATAGTGGTTTCAGGTTACAAACTGAGCTCTTCGCCCGTTAGTGGCAAGGAGACAGGCAAAGTATCCGTTACTGAGGAAGAGCATTCTGCAAAAGGGTTGCTGACTGCAAAATCTCCGGAGGAAAGTTCCGATTCGCTTCTCAAAATATTTAACCGTGCACTTACAGCTTTCGATTCGACAAAATACAATGTTGCCATAAATTTGTGGCATTCAACACTGCAGGGATTTTATCAGGAAAAGGATTACGAAAATTATGTAATCGCCATAAACAATATTGGCGTGGCATATAACAATATGAAGAGACATGAGCTTGCTCTCGACTACTTCCAGCTTTCACTTCAGAAATCGAAGGAGTTGAAACTCAATAAATATGTCGATACATATTACGACAATCTCATCTACTATTATGAAGAATACATTGCCGGTTTCAAAACAGAGGACCTGATAATTGACGCAATCAACTATTTTGGCAAGGAAAAAGATGCCACACTTCTTGAAAAATATGAATTAAAACTTCCTGATTCCAAATCGCTCCTCACCGGAGCTGCCGCGAAAATAAAGACGATGGAACAGGAATTAAAGTCAGAAAAAAACAAAGCACAGATTGCAGCATCTTATAAGACTATCGGTGACATGTACACCTACACAGGTGATTTATTAAAAGCAAAGAGCAGTTATCTCGAGAGTGTCAGGCTGGCGAAGGAATCAAATATCGACTCCACTCTGGTGAATGCGATGGCTATGATGGTCAATCTGGATATGCTTGCAAGGCATGTTAAAGATCCGAAATACAAAGACCTTTGGAAGGTTTCATCCACAGAAACTGAGAACAGGGTATTTTTCATCTCTGACATTAATTACATAACTGCCGACTCCCTTATTGCCACAGTTTTCGGAGGCAGTTATGATAACATAGTACACGGATCCGATGTAAATGTGTGGGCGTGTGTGTATCCTGAACTTGTCGACCACGATGTTTTCAATCTGGGGAAGGGAAAGGTACTTGATGTTGGTGATTACAAAACCAAAATCGGGATTAAGTTATTTGACGGTGTAAACAAGAATAAAAAACTTTTTATTGTAGATCATGCTTACATTCCGGTTGCCAGAAAAACCGGCTACACTTCACCACTTCTTGATGTTGCAAAATCGGAAATCATATTCAGGGACAATTCCCAAAATATTTTATACAGTTACGGTGTCCTGAACTATCTTGCTGATCCAACGCTTGATGCCAAAATCCTTGAAATATTTCTCGCTGATTATCCTCCCATTTATAGTATTATAGAGGATCTAGTAAAAGAAGACCCGGCGTACCAAAAACCGGCTGAAACGGGTGAGTTCAAAGGTCTGACGGTGGATAAGGCGATCAAAAAATCCGACCTGGAAACCGTTAAACACTTTCTTTTCTTCGTAAAAGATTTCCCCGCAAAATATCTCGGGCTCTCCTTTAAATTTATCGAGTCCTACTTTTCCTGGATTTCCTCGGATGCCATTGCCGGCCAGACGAAACTCGCGAATCTGATCCTGAAAGCCAATGGTGAAAAGGATCTGCGAAAAATATTTGATGTGGACAGTGCGTCAATAGCCGATTACGACATCCCCGGGAAGTTTGCAGATACCACCGAGGACCTTTATCCCAAAGGACTGATGGATGAAGCTGAAAAATATTCCCTGGCTGCTACTTTGTTCGCAGACTGGCTGAAAAACAACGACAAAATCAAAAGAGTTTACCTGGCAAGAGGTCTTTACCTCAAGGCAAAAGGTGACATGGCAGGAACGGAATACGCCTACAAGAGAAGTCTTGAGTATGCACGCCTGGTAAAAGATACATCATATATCGCTACGAATCAGCATAATCTGGGGATATTATATTCCGATCTTGAGCAGTATGAAAAATCGATAGCATATTATGACAGTTGTCTTGCGATCAGAAAAAAAATGGTTGCAACCGAACCTTCTGACTGGCTGTGGGAGAGACTCGGTGGAACATACTGGGGCAAGGCATACTCGCTCGCGGGAATGGACAAGTACAAGGAGTCGGTTGAGTTTTACGAACTTGCCCTCGCTTCCTACGATTCAAGCAAGGGGACATCGGTTTCAGATGACAAACTGACGGTATTAAGAAATATTGCGGATGTTTACTCGAAGATGGGTAACTATCAGAAATCCCTCGATATCTACAAAAGAGTCCACGAACTTAGCCTTATTACGGGCAACAAGAAGAAACAGGCTCAGAATCTTTTCGACATGGGATATACCTATTTCGAACTTGGGGAATATCAGATTGCCATCGAGAACTATACGAACAGTTACAAGCTTTATCTCGAACTTGAAGATCTGGATAATGCAGGTCTTTGTCAGTCGAATATCGGTCAGGCTCTTTGGAATCTCGGCAAGTTTGATGATGCAATAAAAGCCCACAATAAAGCAATCGAACACAGAGTAAAGACAGGAAATCTCGCTGATCAGGCTTTCTCCTATTCTAAAATCGGTTCCCTCTACAGTAAACAGGGTGATCCCGGCAAGGCGATGGAATATTTTGACAAGGCTGTCGAACTTTACAAATCACAAAATGATGAAAAAGGGATGGCTGAAGTGTATGATAACATCGGAGCGATGTACAAATACCTCAAAGATTTCGAGAAGACTTTCGACTTCTTCAACAAGAGTCTCGCAATAAAGGAAAAATCGAAAGACAAGTATGCCATTGCGGAAAACTGGTTTGAACAGGGACTTGCTTACATGACATTCAACGATGTGGCGAATGCAACCACAGCTCTTAAAAAGAGTCTTGAACTCAACCTTTTGGTGAATGACAAACTCGATGCCATCTACTGTATGATAAACCTTGGGCAGTTGCAGTATGGTTACCGGAATAATTTTGATACCGCTTTGGTCATCTTCAACAGCGCCCTGAAAATGGCGAAGGAGATCAGCAACAATTCCCCGATTGCGTATTGCTTCAAGCAGATAGGGCTGCTTTACTCCGAGACGGGTGGATCTGCTATTTCGAGTAAATATCTCGATTCCGCTCTTGCGATATATGAATCGATGCAGGAAAAAGCGGAGATTGGAAATGTACTGATCAATCTCGGTTCCGCGTCCATTGCCGGAGGTGATTTCGACAAGGCACTTAGTTATTTCCTCAAGGCAGAAGCGGTGGCGAAGGAGATGAACAACAACAACCTTCTTGGTGATGTCTATCTCTATAAAGGTGATTTGAACCGTGTTTTAGGAGAATACAAAAAGGCTCAGGCAATTTTTGATACCGCCTACAGCTACTACGACAAGATTGACAATCCCTGGGCACTTGCCAGTATTTTTATCTCATACGGAAATATTTACAACTCTCTTGGTGAATATCAGCTTTCTATCGATAACTATTCAAAATCTGACAGCATATACAAATCGCTCGAAAACGACTATTACCGGGCCACACCCCTGAACAACATGGGAACCGTCTATTTCTGGCAGGGCGACTACGCTGCGGCACTTCCTTATTTCCAAAAGTCACTTTCGATTCTCGATTCATTGAAATATTTCGGTGATTTCCGGGCGACGGTGCTTTCAAATATAGGTGAAGTGTTGTATGAACAAAAGAAATATGATGAGGCAGAGAAATTTCTCATAAAGTCAATTGAACATGCCAAGAAAACGGGTGCAAAAACCTATCTGACCACTCCTTACGGACTCCTTGCATCACTCTATATCGACACTAAAAAGACTGATCTTGCCGAAAAATACGCGAAACTTGCCTATGATCTCAGCACCGAACTAAAGGACAGAAACGACCTGATGTACAGTTCTCTCGTGCTCGGCAGACTCAACTACATCAAAAATGATTTCAAGTCTTCAAATAAATTTCTGGATAATTCGATCAAACTCTCGCAGGAGCTGGGGACAAACAAACTGGTCTATCACTCCTACTATTATAAAGCGCTGAATTTCCAGCAGGAAAAAAATCAGGATTCCTCCATTTCATACCTTAGAAAAGCGGTGAATGTACTTTCTGACATCCGGGGTAAGCTGGTCGGAGGCGACAAGGCTGCGAAGCTATTTTCTTCGGGTGATTTGAAGGTAAAAATTTATGAGGCTCTGATCAATTCATTCATACAGAAAGGCCAGTTGGACAGTGCTCTCTATTATCTCGATATGAGCTATAATGAAGGTCTGAAAGAGCAGTTTGGAAATGTAACCCCAAAATTTGATGACAAAAATCAGAACGAAGCAATCGAAAAAGAAAAGGAACTGAAAAACAAAAAATCGGGACTGGAAGAAGAGCTTCAAAAGGAAAAATCGAAACCCGCTGAACTACGGAACAAGGAGAAAATAGCGAGTCTCGAAGCAAGTCTCGAAGTCGCCGAGAACAGTTATGTCGAGTTTATAATGCAGACGGTGCAAAAAAATCCGGGTCTCGACGACTATTTCAAAGACAACATTAACCCGGTCAGTTTCCTTGAGTGGCAGGAGTTCATACCTGAAGATGTGGCGGTTCTTGCCTACCTTATGGGTGACAATAACCTCTACATTTTTGGTGCCACATCCGATACCGTAGGTGCCGTCGTGATGAACATCAAAAAAGATGAACTTGAGCAGAAACTTGTTGAATTTTACTCAATGCTCAAGGATTCCTATCCTGCAAAAGAGATTGGTGAGGTAGATCCTGACACCTATACTCCGAAAAACAAGAGCATGACAATGGAAGATGAGATGTACCTTGCTCCGCAGCGAAAACTTGCGATGGAACTTTATCAGATGCTTGTTCAGCCCGTAAAATCGATTTTTAAGGGGAAGAAAAAGCTTTGTGTTGTACCTTTCGGCAAGCTCTACTATCTCCCGTTTGAAACTTTGATCTCCTCGCAACCGGGTGAAAAAGTTAAGTTTTTACTCGAAGATCACCTTTTGTTTTATGTAACCTCGTTTAAGGTATTCTCCCAAAACATGGCAAAAGAAGCGGTTCCGTTCAAACTGATCGCATTTGCGAATGCCGACAAATCACTTCCTTCCTCGGAAAATGAAGTCAACGGATTGAAAAAGCTTTTTACCGATGCAGAGATATATTCAAAAGATGATGCCACCGAGGAGAAAATCCGCTCGCTCACCAAAGGGCAGTTCAACACCTTGCATCTTGCAACTCACGGAAACATGAACTACGGTGAGATAACCAAATCTTTCCTCACCATGGCAAAAAAAGGTGCGGGGCAGGATCCTCTCTCTGACGGGCAATTGACCATTAACGAAGTGTGGGGATTGACGAACCTGAGAAATTATAAACTCGTCACTCTTTCCGCCTGTAAAACCGCAATAAGCGAGGAATTTGCCAAGGGCTGGCTTGTGTCACCGGCAAATGCCTTCCTCAAAATCGGTGTGCAGACTGTTGTGGCTTCCCTTTGGCAAGTGGAAGACGAAGCAACCTCCATCCTTATGACAGAGTTTTACACCAACCTGAAAACCATGTCAAAGAGTGAAGCGCTTCAAAAAGCCAAACTAAAACTGATTAAGAACCCCAAATATGCATTCCCGTATTTCTGGGCTCCCTTCATAATGGTGGGGGACTACAGGTAA